One genomic window of Candidatus Aquicultor sp. includes the following:
- the infB gene encoding translation initiation factor IF-2 codes for MRVYELAKQMGISSAELMDKLKKQGIEVKSHSSTVDAETIAKLDGAQTETAKSASSSPRAPKVKDPVVQETTASKAEKPKAVKPSATEAKPAAIKQPAAGTKPVAQSEGKTAGKAPVGQVKQPGEQAATTTQPQQEQRGEQAKQQPKPADQQSRQSAQPPRTDEETAVVVEETPAAAPVKILNVPQAATVKEFAVLIGKEPNDLIKMLLKLGELVTINQSLSQEAIEVIAEELGYKVNIVNPEEISDEEEEVEEDLDTLTPRPPVVTVMGHVDHGKTSLLDAIRKTDVTSGEAGGITQHIGAYQVIHDNKKITFIDTPGHEAFTAMRARGANVTDIVVLVVAADDGVMPQTVEAINHSKAAGVPIIVAVNKIDKPGADPTKVRQELTRYELIPEDWGGETIFVDVSAKQQINLNELLDMILLVAEVQELKANAQTQARGICIEAKLDRGRGPVATVLVNKGTLRVGDAVIAGTAYGKIRAMTDDKGHPVKDATPAQPVELIGLSSLPQAGEELKVVEDEKAARRIAEERALKRRLIKEEKQRRVTLEDIFTRIQEGEIKDLNLVIKADTQGSVEALKDALYKLNTSEVQIQVIHTGVGGISETDIMLAAASNAIVIGFNVRPDTNSIAMAEKEHVDIRTYRIIYKAVEDITAALSGLLAPAIDEIETGRAEVRATFKVPKLGVIAGCMVLNGEIDRNDHARLVRDGQVIYDGGIVSLRRFKDDVKMVREGFECGIGLENFQDVKEGDIIETYKLVERERQLGE; via the coding sequence ATGAGAGTTTATGAGCTGGCGAAACAAATGGGAATTTCCAGCGCAGAACTGATGGATAAGCTCAAAAAGCAAGGCATCGAAGTCAAGAGTCACTCGTCCACTGTAGATGCAGAGACGATAGCAAAACTCGACGGTGCCCAAACTGAGACTGCAAAAAGTGCCAGTTCGTCACCACGCGCACCAAAAGTGAAGGATCCAGTAGTACAAGAAACGACTGCCAGCAAAGCAGAGAAACCTAAAGCAGTAAAACCGTCTGCAACTGAGGCGAAACCTGCTGCGATTAAACAACCGGCGGCTGGAACAAAGCCGGTAGCTCAGAGTGAAGGCAAAACAGCAGGCAAAGCGCCTGTCGGCCAGGTAAAACAACCTGGTGAGCAAGCTGCAACAACAACGCAACCACAGCAAGAGCAACGCGGCGAGCAGGCCAAACAGCAGCCAAAACCGGCCGATCAGCAATCGAGACAGTCGGCTCAACCGCCAAGAACCGACGAGGAAACGGCTGTTGTTGTTGAAGAAACACCAGCTGCCGCACCTGTGAAAATACTTAACGTACCGCAAGCCGCTACGGTTAAGGAATTTGCGGTGCTCATCGGCAAGGAGCCGAACGACTTAATCAAAATGTTGTTGAAGCTCGGAGAGCTCGTAACAATTAACCAATCACTGAGCCAAGAAGCGATCGAAGTTATCGCTGAAGAGCTCGGTTATAAAGTTAATATCGTGAATCCTGAAGAAATAAGTGACGAAGAGGAAGAGGTCGAAGAGGATCTCGATACCCTGACACCGAGGCCTCCTGTTGTTACCGTTATGGGTCACGTCGACCACGGTAAGACATCGCTTCTTGATGCGATCAGGAAAACCGACGTCACTTCGGGTGAGGCAGGCGGCATTACGCAGCATATAGGTGCATACCAGGTAATCCATGATAACAAAAAGATTACATTTATCGATACCCCGGGTCACGAGGCGTTTACCGCCATGCGTGCGCGCGGTGCAAACGTTACCGATATTGTCGTATTGGTCGTTGCTGCTGATGACGGTGTCATGCCGCAGACGGTTGAGGCTATCAACCACTCCAAAGCGGCCGGCGTACCTATTATTGTCGCCGTGAATAAGATCGATAAACCGGGTGCAGACCCGACCAAAGTCCGCCAGGAACTAACGCGCTACGAACTTATTCCTGAGGATTGGGGAGGCGAGACCATCTTTGTCGACGTATCGGCAAAGCAGCAGATCAACCTCAACGAATTGCTCGATATGATACTGCTCGTTGCCGAAGTGCAAGAGCTTAAAGCCAACGCTCAAACACAGGCTCGCGGTATTTGCATCGAGGCGAAACTCGATCGTGGACGCGGCCCGGTAGCAACCGTCCTGGTTAATAAAGGGACGCTGCGCGTTGGCGACGCCGTCATAGCCGGTACGGCTTACGGTAAGATCAGAGCAATGACGGATGATAAAGGTCACCCTGTAAAAGACGCGACACCGGCACAACCGGTAGAGCTAATCGGTTTATCGTCACTGCCGCAAGCAGGTGAAGAGCTTAAGGTCGTCGAAGACGAGAAGGCCGCCCGCCGCATCGCGGAAGAACGTGCGCTGAAGCGCAGGCTGATCAAAGAAGAGAAGCAGCGCCGCGTCACCCTCGAGGATATCTTTACGCGAATACAGGAAGGCGAAATTAAAGACCTTAACCTGGTTATCAAGGCGGATACCCAAGGGTCGGTTGAGGCATTGAAGGACGCGCTATACAAGCTCAATACCAGCGAGGTACAGATACAAGTTATTCACACGGGTGTCGGTGGTATATCAGAGACAGACATAATGCTAGCTGCGGCGTCTAATGCGATTGTTATAGGGTTCAACGTTCGCCCTGATACGAATTCAATTGCGATGGCCGAGAAAGAGCACGTTGATATCCGGACATACCGGATCATATACAAGGCCGTCGAGGACATAACGGCAGCGCTATCCGGATTACTCGCGCCGGCAATCGATGAGATCGAGACAGGTCGCGCCGAGGTGCGCGCAACGTTTAAGGTGCCGAAGCTTGGCGTTATCGCCGGTTGTATGGTCTTAAACGGGGAAATCGATCGCAACGATCACGCCCGCCTGGTGCGCGATGGCCAGGTTATCTATGATGGCGGTATCGTGTCGCTTAGAAGGTTCAAGGACGATGTTAAGATGGTCCGTGAAGGCTTCGAATGCGGTATCGGCCTCGAGAACTTCCAGGACGTAAAGGAAGGCGACATCATAGAGACCTATAAACTGGTTGAGCGTGAGCGCCAGTTAGGTGAATAG
- a CDS encoding YlxR family protein, giving the protein MVKPKKIPQRTCIGCREVKPKKTLIRIVRTPELRIIVDPTGKANGRGAYICPRQECLEAAIKSKRLANALEVDISGADLKRIEEELEVYIQASSDQK; this is encoded by the coding sequence TTGGTAAAACCAAAGAAGATTCCTCAAAGAACGTGTATCGGCTGCCGCGAGGTTAAGCCGAAAAAAACGTTAATACGGATTGTGAGAACGCCCGAACTACGGATAATCGTTGACCCGACAGGAAAAGCGAACGGGCGTGGAGCATATATATGCCCGAGACAAGAATGTCTTGAGGCTGCAATTAAGAGCAAAAGGCTGGCCAATGCGCTTGAAGTCGATATAAGCGGGGCCGATCTAAAAAGAATAGAGGAAGAGCTGGAAGTATACATCCAAGCTTCCAGTGATCAGAAATAA
- the nusA gene encoding transcription termination factor NusA — protein sequence MNGELIEALKQLEREKQIDPHTVLEALKSALASAYKRNYSSNYDVRVDIDQQTGQIHVFSQEWVERDGEEPELIEEEITPENFGRIAAQTAKQVILQRIREAEREKMYQEYIDREGDIVTGIVEQSDQRYTLVNLGRVEALLPPTEQVPTERYDHGMRLKTYIVEVRRTTKEPQIIVSRTHPSLLRRLFELEVPEIYEGYVEIKSVAREPGFRSKIAVSSRDPGIDPVGACVGPKGSRVRMVVSELRGEKIDVVEWSEDPARFVANALSPAKVKEVKVNEDEHTALVVVPDGQLSLAIGKEGQNARLAAKLTGWRIDIKSETQAKDESERTAIFEAADDAEIPVSEPQDLEESIIEVSVTEDDGMCCAVKSSGERCSNKAKPGSKYCGVHKKLEEGEE from the coding sequence GTGAACGGAGAGTTGATTGAAGCTCTAAAGCAACTTGAACGCGAAAAGCAAATTGATCCCCATACGGTGCTTGAGGCGCTCAAGTCTGCCCTAGCCTCAGCATATAAACGCAATTACAGCAGCAATTACGATGTGCGCGTGGATATCGACCAGCAAACTGGTCAGATCCATGTCTTTTCACAGGAATGGGTCGAGCGCGACGGTGAAGAACCCGAGCTCATCGAAGAAGAAATCACACCTGAGAACTTCGGACGAATTGCGGCGCAAACGGCGAAGCAGGTTATCCTACAGCGAATCCGTGAGGCCGAGCGTGAGAAGATGTACCAGGAGTACATCGACCGTGAAGGCGATATCGTAACCGGAATCGTCGAGCAAAGCGATCAGCGTTATACGCTCGTAAACCTCGGCAGGGTCGAGGCTCTTTTGCCTCCTACCGAACAGGTTCCAACCGAGCGTTACGACCACGGCATGCGCTTGAAAACGTATATTGTTGAGGTGCGGCGGACGACGAAAGAGCCGCAAATCATTGTTTCGAGAACGCATCCAAGTTTGCTGAGAAGGCTGTTTGAGCTCGAAGTGCCCGAGATTTACGAGGGCTATGTTGAGATCAAATCGGTCGCACGCGAGCCGGGTTTCCGCTCGAAGATCGCGGTTTCATCGCGCGATCCGGGAATCGATCCGGTCGGCGCATGCGTAGGGCCGAAAGGCTCAAGAGTGCGCATGGTCGTAAGCGAGCTTCGCGGTGAGAAAATCGACGTCGTTGAGTGGAGCGAAGACCCGGCAAGGTTCGTGGCAAATGCGCTCAGTCCGGCGAAGGTAAAAGAAGTCAAGGTAAACGAGGACGAGCATACGGCTCTCGTTGTCGTACCGGACGGCCAACTCTCGCTTGCGATCGGTAAAGAAGGCCAGAACGCACGCCTTGCGGCAAAGCTTACGGGCTGGAGAATCGATATTAAGAGCGAGACTCAGGCAAAAGACGAGAGCGAAAGAACCGCCATTTTTGAGGCGGCGGATGACGCTGAGATTCCGGTTAGCGAGCCGCAAGACCTCGAGGAAAGCATTATCGAGGTCAGCGTAACCGAAGACGATGGTATGTGCTGCGCAGTAAAATCGTCGGGTGAGCGTTGTTCAAACAAGGCAAAACCCGGTAGCAAGTACTGCGGCGTTCATAAGAAGCTTGAGGAAGGCGAGGAGTAG
- the rimP gene encoding ribosome maturation factor RimP, producing the protein MNRDPRADKVEELLEPIVEREGLELVDVELKREPVGLVLRVLLDTKESGVSLDKVAEVSRLIEPALDEADLIAQKYMLEVSSPGIERPLRKPAHFQRFVGSKVFVKTVHPIGKRKQFKGQLVEAGDNSFVVEIDGERFEIPYDDVSKARLQVDIKF; encoded by the coding sequence ATGAATCGCGATCCGAGAGCAGACAAAGTAGAGGAGCTCTTAGAACCAATCGTCGAGCGTGAGGGTCTAGAGCTGGTAGATGTAGAACTCAAGCGCGAGCCCGTAGGGCTCGTTCTTCGTGTATTGCTTGACACAAAAGAGAGCGGAGTAAGCCTGGATAAGGTGGCTGAAGTAAGCCGGCTCATCGAGCCCGCTCTTGATGAAGCGGATTTGATCGCACAAAAGTACATGCTGGAGGTCTCAAGCCCCGGCATTGAGAGACCTTTACGCAAACCCGCTCATTTTCAACGGTTTGTCGGTTCAAAGGTGTTTGTTAAGACAGTACACCCGATCGGCAAAAGGAAACAGTTTAAAGGACAGCTGGTCGAGGCCGGTGATAACAGTTTCGTTGTTGAAATTGATGGAGAGCGTTTCGAGATTCCATACGATGACGTATCGAAGGCACGCCTTCAAGTCGATATTAAGTTTTAG
- the hpt gene encoding hypoxanthine phosphoribosyltransferase, which translates to MLNGDIDKVLITEAEIRFKVCELGQAISKEYENKDLILISVLRGGFIFVADLIRTLSIPVTIDFMAISSYGPSTDTSGVVQVIKDLEENIAGKDVLIVEDIIDTGLTLNYLIKSLKARGPASLQICTLLDKSARRIVYTLPIKYKGFDVPDVFVVGYGLDYRQQYRNLPYVGILRKSVYELDT; encoded by the coding sequence ATGCTAAACGGCGACATCGATAAAGTTTTAATCACCGAGGCAGAGATACGTTTCAAGGTCTGCGAGCTCGGGCAAGCCATATCAAAAGAATACGAAAATAAGGACCTCATACTAATAAGTGTCCTGAGGGGCGGTTTTATCTTTGTTGCCGACCTTATTCGCACGCTCTCTATACCGGTTACTATTGATTTCATGGCGATTTCAAGCTACGGTCCGTCAACCGACACATCGGGTGTTGTGCAGGTTATAAAAGATCTTGAGGAAAATATCGCCGGCAAAGACGTCCTGATCGTCGAGGATATCATCGACACCGGCTTGACGCTCAATTACCTTATTAAAAGTCTGAAAGCACGTGGGCCCGCCAGCCTTCAGATTTGCACGCTGCTCGACAAGTCGGCCCGGCGTATCGTTTACACGTTGCCGATCAAATATAAGGGTTTTGACGTACCCGATGTATTCGTAGTAGGATACGGACTGGATTATCGGCAGCAGTATCGTAATTTGCCCTACGTCGGCATATTACGAAAGTCGGTTTACGAGCTAGATACATAG
- a CDS encoding ribonuclease HII gives MDLSHMTIAEIKGLLDTLSTKQRIELFSALERDNRTGVRNLAASCKAQLAREEAEIDRLALMLKYESKLIAQGFNLVAGVDEVGRGALAGPIVAAAVILPHGCRLRGVRDSKTLTPERREKLYGDITAEAVAWNVARVENTDIDSFGIQWANMKVLELAVRGLNPAPDYVLSDAFTIRTLEIPHVAIIKGDASSLSIAAASIVAKVTRDRLMCDLHDEYPQYGFATHKGYGTPLHLTTLGQYGPTDLHRRCFSPVAEYEQLTF, from the coding sequence ATGGATTTATCGCATATGACTATCGCAGAGATAAAAGGTTTGCTCGATACGCTATCAACAAAACAGCGTATCGAGCTTTTTTCTGCCCTTGAACGGGATAACCGTACAGGCGTTCGCAACCTCGCGGCTTCATGCAAGGCGCAGCTGGCGCGCGAAGAAGCGGAAATCGACCGGCTCGCCCTGATGCTTAAATACGAATCTAAGTTGATTGCACAGGGCTTTAACCTGGTCGCCGGCGTTGATGAGGTGGGAAGGGGGGCGCTCGCCGGGCCTATCGTCGCAGCTGCGGTTATTCTGCCGCACGGATGCCGGCTTCGCGGAGTGCGCGACAGTAAAACACTTACCCCCGAGCGGCGTGAAAAACTCTACGGGGACATTACTGCGGAGGCAGTGGCCTGGAATGTAGCGCGTGTCGAGAACACAGACATCGATAGTTTTGGTATTCAGTGGGCCAATATGAAAGTGCTCGAACTGGCGGTTCGCGGGCTCAACCCTGCGCCCGACTACGTTTTATCTGATGCGTTTACCATACGAACGCTGGAGATCCCGCATGTGGCGATCATCAAAGGTGATGCATCGTCGCTCTCGATCGCCGCGGCGTCCATTGTGGCCAAAGTCACGCGCGACCGGCTTATGTGCGACCTGCACGACGAGTATCCGCAGTACGGTTTTGCAACTCATAAAGGCTACGGTACGCCGCTGCACCTCACAACGCTTGGGCAGTATGGGCCCACCGATCTGCACCGGCGATGCTTCTCGCCGGTAGCCGAGTATGAACAGCTCACGTTCTAA
- the lepB gene encoding signal peptidase I produces the protein MSDSNERIETYSEPVLAGASAPEDMQKDTVKPKGKDSFITFMKELPALIITAVVIAFVVKWLIVQPFYIPSQSMEPTLVPGDQVLVSKFIYRFVSPEPGNIIVFIPPNNENVDFIKRIVAVGGDTVQVKEGLVFVNGKQLQMDYRTEPGDYSNFGPKRIPEDFVFVMGDNRSNSMDSRVFGPVPKKNILGRAFMIHWPLSHTRLLNQ, from the coding sequence ATGTCCGATAGTAATGAGCGAATCGAAACGTACTCGGAGCCGGTTTTAGCGGGCGCTTCAGCACCAGAGGATATGCAAAAGGACACAGTCAAACCAAAAGGCAAGGATTCATTTATAACATTTATGAAGGAATTGCCCGCGTTAATCATAACTGCCGTCGTTATCGCTTTTGTTGTAAAATGGCTTATCGTGCAGCCTTTTTACATCCCATCGCAATCAATGGAGCCGACTCTTGTTCCCGGCGATCAAGTGCTGGTAAGCAAGTTTATTTACCGGTTTGTCAGCCCGGAACCGGGCAACATTATCGTATTTATCCCACCGAACAATGAGAACGTTGATTTTATCAAGAGAATTGTTGCCGTCGGCGGTGACACAGTGCAGGTGAAAGAAGGCCTGGTGTTTGTTAACGGCAAGCAGCTCCAGATGGATTACCGGACGGAACCGGGCGACTATAGCAATTTTGGACCAAAGCGAATCCCCGAGGATTTTGTATTTGTTATGGGGGACAACCGGTCGAACTCGATGGACAGCCGTGTGTTTGGGCCGGTTCCTAAGAAGAATATTCTTGGTAGGGCATTCATGATCCATTGGCCGCTTAGCCATACGAGATTGCTTAATCAGTAA
- the rplS gene encoding 50S ribosomal protein L19: protein MMDRIESIERAQLRDDVPQFGPGDTVKVHYKVVEAGRERTQVFQGVVIKRQNGGIRETFTVRKISFGVGVERTFPVHSPKIVKLEVLTRGKVRRAKLYYLREKIGKQARIKEKRY from the coding sequence ATAATGGATCGCATAGAGAGCATTGAAAGAGCACAATTACGGGACGATGTCCCGCAATTCGGTCCTGGGGATACCGTAAAGGTTCACTACAAAGTCGTCGAGGCTGGTCGTGAAAGAACCCAGGTATTCCAGGGCGTTGTTATCAAGAGGCAAAACGGTGGCATCAGGGAAACGTTTACCGTCCGCAAGATCTCGTTTGGTGTTGGGGTCGAGAGAACCTTCCCGGTTCATTCGCCGAAGATCGTAAAGCTCGAAGTCTTAACACGCGGTAAAGTTCGCAGGGCAAAACTATATTACCTGAGAGAGAAAATCGGAAAACAAGCTCGCATTAAAGAGAAAAGATATTAG
- the trmD gene encoding tRNA (guanosine(37)-N1)-methyltransferase TrmD has translation MRIDIITIFPTLFDGFLTESMIRIGRERGLVDINVHDLRTWTYDRHRQVDDIPYGGGSGMVMKPDTFFRAVTGIGGTENLEEIRTNSRIVLFTPRGKILHQNMVEEFSRERRIIMLCGRYEGIDERVHTEIATDEISLGDFVLSGGEVPAMALTEAVVRLIPGVLGAEESLAEESFTEGLLEYPQYTRPQEFMGLSVPDVLLSGHHAEIAKWRRKERLKATLIRRPDLLEKAHLSEQDKKLFDEIKGELDNVR, from the coding sequence ATGAGAATTGATATTATTACGATTTTCCCGACGCTGTTTGACGGGTTTTTAACAGAGAGCATGATACGCATCGGGCGCGAGCGGGGTTTGGTCGATATCAATGTCCACGACCTTCGCACGTGGACATACGATAGGCACCGCCAAGTCGACGACATACCGTATGGCGGCGGATCGGGCATGGTCATGAAACCCGACACATTTTTTCGCGCCGTTACCGGTATAGGCGGCACGGAAAACCTTGAGGAGATACGTACGAATAGCCGGATCGTGTTGTTTACACCGCGCGGTAAAATACTTCATCAAAACATGGTTGAGGAATTTTCACGCGAGCGGCGTATAATTATGCTGTGCGGTCGCTATGAAGGAATCGACGAGCGGGTACATACCGAGATTGCAACGGATGAGATCTCGCTCGGTGATTTCGTGCTCTCGGGCGGCGAGGTGCCCGCGATGGCACTTACCGAAGCGGTCGTACGGCTTATTCCCGGCGTTCTCGGGGCGGAAGAGTCGCTTGCCGAGGAAAGCTTTACCGAAGGGCTTCTGGAATACCCGCAGTATACCAGGCCTCAGGAGTTTATGGGGTTGAGCGTGCCCGATGTTTTGTTATCCGGTCATCATGCTGAGATCGCCAAGTGGCGCCGGAAAGAGCGCCTGAAGGCGACGCTGATAAGAAGACCCGACTTGTTAGAGAAAGCGCATTTGAGCGAGCAGGATAAAAAGCTGTTCGACGAGATAAAAGGGGAACTCGATAACGTCCGTTAA
- a CDS encoding isochorismatase family protein, with the protein MPVMLNPDTDALIIIDPQICFMPGGVLAVSHGDEIFDIINPLSKRFKLVAASADWHPPDHISFQERGGPWPPHCLQMQPDANFSPRFDQSNVSLIVRKGYNPDKEQYTAFDETSRFGDMLKARGISRIFVGGVATDYCVHDSVLGARAEGLDVSVLTDAIRGIDVKPGDVDRALDDMKAHGARLITSKDIAAEAVA; encoded by the coding sequence ATGCCGGTAATGCTTAACCCGGATACGGATGCACTAATAATTATAGACCCGCAAATTTGTTTTATGCCGGGCGGCGTGCTGGCCGTATCCCATGGCGACGAGATTTTCGATATTATTAATCCGCTGAGCAAGAGATTTAAATTGGTTGCGGCGTCTGCCGATTGGCATCCGCCGGACCATATATCGTTTCAAGAACGGGGCGGGCCGTGGCCGCCGCACTGCTTGCAAATGCAACCGGATGCTAATTTTTCGCCGCGATTCGACCAGTCGAATGTGAGCCTGATTGTACGCAAAGGCTACAACCCGGATAAAGAGCAATACACCGCGTTTGATGAAACGAGCCGGTTCGGCGATATGCTAAAAGCGCGCGGCATATCGCGCATATTTGTAGGCGGGGTTGCAACGGACTATTGCGTACATGATTCCGTGCTTGGAGCACGTGCTGAAGGGCTCGATGTGTCTGTGCTTACCGACGCGATACGCGGCATCGATGTCAAACCGGGTGATGTTGATCGGGCGCTCGATGATATGAAGGCGCACGGCGCTCGACTGATTACATCGAAGGATATTGCCGCAGAAGCGGTGGCGTGA
- a CDS encoding methyltransferase, translated as MDTTAIAIIAIFSFYIAYLIVKSIIDKLYSEALIAMGVAVLSAQIFVVAYFAGQFLRLRMHKNLNITLESIGLVLLAVSLALLIGAFVSKRKMTSLVSLWGSTQLFMTQGVYGVIRHPIHLGGILASLGIALLMANAVIIMLGIIASAAFFAASSEEDRQAQEKIGYEYDVYMEEVPAFNLVTGISRARKTAKM; from the coding sequence ATGGATACTACCGCCATTGCCATCATCGCAATCTTTTCGTTTTATATCGCATACCTGATTGTGAAATCGATTATCGATAAACTCTATTCGGAAGCGCTGATCGCCATGGGGGTCGCGGTGCTTTCCGCACAAATCTTCGTCGTTGCATACTTCGCCGGGCAGTTCTTACGGCTCAGGATGCATAAAAACCTTAACATTACCTTGGAATCCATCGGCCTTGTACTGCTCGCGGTTTCTTTGGCGCTGCTCATCGGCGCCTTTGTATCTAAGCGTAAAATGACGAGCTTAGTCTCGCTTTGGGGAAGCACGCAGCTCTTTATGACGCAGGGAGTGTATGGGGTTATTCGCCACCCGATACACTTGGGAGGAATCTTGGCCTCGCTGGGCATCGCTCTGCTCATGGCAAATGCCGTTATTATAATGCTTGGGATAATTGCGAGCGCTGCGTTTTTCGCGGCATCGAGTGAGGAAGACCGGCAAGCCCAGGAAAAGATCGGCTACGAATATGATGTTTATATGGAAGAAGTTCCAGCGTTTAACCTGGTAACCGGTATCTCTCGTGCACGTAAAACCGCTAAAATGTAA
- a CDS encoding DUF1540 domain-containing protein gives MQNMNPSMPQMNEGCVLTCTVTECTFNQSEACHAPNINVGQTHPACDTFTTSDVQPVDQGMPDIAVCNVSVCEFNQSNDCKAPGITVAHHSNHADCLTFRNSM, from the coding sequence ATGCAAAACATGAACCCGAGTATGCCCCAAATGAACGAGGGATGTGTCTTAACCTGCACTGTTACCGAATGCACATTTAATCAGAGTGAGGCGTGCCATGCACCGAATATTAATGTAGGTCAGACTCATCCGGCGTGCGATACGTTTACGACATCAGATGTTCAACCGGTCGATCAGGGTATGCCTGATATTGCCGTATGCAATGTATCCGTATGCGAATTCAACCAGAGCAACGATTGCAAAGCGCCGGGGATTACTGTCGCTCACCACAGTAATCACGCGGATTGCCTTACCTTCCGCAACTCTATGTAA